A genomic window from Streptomyces broussonetiae includes:
- the hrpA gene encoding ATP-dependent RNA helicase HrpA, with protein sequence MSTHPAPALGTLAPRLTELSLRDAHRLGRRLEGARKIRKPEARAAVLADIEAEVDRAEARIGERRARVPAVSYPEQLPVSQKKDVIAAAIRDHQVVIVAGETGSGKTTQIPKICMELGRGVRGMIGHTQPRRIAARTVAERVAEELRTPLGEAVGWKVRFTDQVSPDATFVKLMTDGILLAEIQTDRELRAYDTIIIDEAHERSLNIDFLLGYLAQLLPKRPDLKIVITSATIDPERFSRHFGDAPIIEVSGRTYPVEVRYRPLLEEESEDADRDQITAICDAVEELQAEGQGDILVFLSGEREIRDTADALEKRKYRFTEILPLYARLSHAEQHRVFQPHAGRRIVLATNVAETSLTVPGIKYVIDPGFARISRYSHRTKVQRLPIEPVSQASANQRKGRCGRTSDGICIRLYSEDDFLARPEFTDAEILRTNLASVILQMTAAGLGDIEKFPFIDPPDHRNIRDGVQLLQELGALDPAQKDPRKRLTDTGRKLAQLPVDPRLARMVLEADKNGCVREVMVIAAALSIQDPRERPADKQAQADQQHARFKDETSDFLAYLNLWRYVREQQKERGSSSFRRMCKQEYLNFLRIREWQDIYTQLRTVAKQMGIHLAEEDAPGDRIHVSLLAGLLSHLGMKDVKDGNKNEYLGARSAKFAIFPGSSLFRKQPKFVMSAELVETSRLWARVNAKIEPEWVEPLAEHLLKRTYSEPHWEKDQAAVMAYEKVTLYGVPIVAQRKVNYGRIDPEASRELFIRNALVEGDWRTHHKFFADNRKLLSEVEELEHRARRRDIVVDDDTLFDFYDQRVPEHVVSGAHFDSWWKHKRHEQPDFLDFEREMLIRESAEAVTKADYPDSWRQGQLKFRVTYQFEPGADADGVTVHIPLQVLNQVTDEGFDWQIPGLREEVVTELIRSLPKPVRRHYVPAPNYAKAFLEKAVPLQEPLTVTMARELRRMVGVPFEAQDFDWSKVPDHLRITFRIVDERRRKLAEDKDLQALQLQLKPKARKALSQVAAATASREGGESLERRGLTDWTIGTLTRVFETRRAGQPVKAYPALVDDGDTVSVRLFDTEAEQAEAMWKGTRRLILRNIPVNPAKFASEKLTNAQKLALSANPHGSIQALFDDCAMAAADRLIADFGGPVWDEESYRKLYDKVRAEIVDTTVRTVGQVQQVLAAWQACERRLKATSSPVLLANLTDVRAQLDALVKPGFVTWAGIRRLPDLMRYLVAADRRLQQMPTGVQRDTTRMEKVHEMQDEYAWLLEQLPKGRPVPQAVLDIRWMLEELRVSYFAHALGTAYPVSDKRIVKAIDAAVP encoded by the coding sequence ATGTCTACGCATCCCGCCCCCGCCCTCGGCACCCTCGCCCCCCGTCTGACCGAGCTGTCGCTGCGTGACGCGCACCGGCTCGGGCGGCGGCTCGAGGGCGCGCGCAAGATCCGTAAGCCGGAGGCCCGCGCCGCCGTCCTCGCCGATATCGAGGCCGAGGTCGACAGGGCCGAGGCACGGATCGGTGAACGGCGTGCCCGTGTGCCCGCCGTCTCGTACCCCGAGCAGCTGCCCGTCAGCCAGAAGAAGGACGTGATCGCGGCCGCCATCCGCGATCACCAGGTCGTCATCGTCGCCGGTGAGACCGGTTCCGGCAAGACCACCCAGATCCCCAAGATCTGCATGGAGCTGGGCCGGGGCGTGCGCGGCATGATCGGGCACACCCAGCCCCGCCGTATCGCCGCGCGCACCGTCGCCGAGCGGGTGGCCGAGGAGCTGCGGACGCCGCTCGGCGAGGCCGTCGGCTGGAAGGTCCGCTTCACCGACCAGGTCAGCCCGGACGCCACCTTCGTCAAGCTGATGACGGACGGCATCCTGCTCGCCGAGATCCAGACCGACCGCGAACTGCGCGCCTACGACACGATCATCATCGACGAGGCCCACGAGCGGTCCCTCAACATCGACTTCCTGCTCGGATATCTGGCGCAGCTGCTGCCCAAGCGGCCGGACCTGAAGATCGTCATCACCTCCGCCACCATCGACCCCGAGCGTTTCTCGCGGCACTTCGGCGACGCGCCGATCATCGAGGTCAGCGGGCGGACGTACCCGGTGGAGGTGCGCTACCGCCCCCTCCTCGAAGAGGAGTCGGAGGACGCCGACCGCGACCAGATCACGGCCATCTGCGACGCGGTGGAAGAACTCCAGGCCGAGGGCCAGGGCGACATCCTCGTCTTCCTCTCCGGCGAGCGCGAGATCCGGGACACGGCGGACGCGCTGGAGAAGAGGAAGTACAGATTCACCGAGATCCTGCCGCTGTACGCGCGGTTGTCCCATGCCGAGCAGCACCGGGTCTTCCAGCCGCACGCCGGGCGCAGGATCGTTCTCGCGACCAACGTCGCCGAGACCTCCCTGACCGTTCCCGGCATCAAGTACGTCATCGACCCCGGCTTCGCCCGGATCAGCCGCTACAGCCACCGCACCAAGGTCCAGCGGCTGCCCATCGAGCCGGTCTCCCAGGCCAGCGCCAACCAGCGCAAGGGCCGCTGCGGCCGTACGTCCGACGGCATCTGCATCCGGCTGTACAGCGAGGACGACTTCCTCGCCCGGCCGGAGTTCACGGACGCGGAGATCCTGCGGACGAACCTGGCCTCCGTCATCCTGCAGATGACCGCCGCCGGCCTCGGCGACATCGAGAAGTTCCCCTTCATCGACCCGCCGGACCACCGCAACATCCGCGACGGCGTGCAGCTGCTGCAGGAGCTGGGCGCGCTGGACCCGGCGCAGAAGGACCCGCGCAAGCGGCTCACCGACACCGGCCGCAAGCTGGCCCAGCTGCCCGTCGACCCGCGCCTGGCCCGTATGGTCCTGGAGGCCGACAAGAACGGCTGTGTGCGTGAGGTCATGGTGATCGCCGCCGCGCTGTCCATCCAGGACCCGCGCGAGCGCCCGGCCGACAAGCAGGCCCAGGCCGACCAGCAGCACGCCCGCTTCAAGGACGAGACCAGCGACTTCCTGGCCTATCTGAACCTGTGGCGGTACGTCCGCGAGCAGCAGAAGGAGCGGGGCTCCAGTTCCTTCCGGCGGATGTGCAAGCAGGAGTACCTGAACTTCCTGCGCATCCGCGAGTGGCAGGACATCTACACCCAGCTGCGTACGGTCGCCAAGCAGATGGGCATCCACCTCGCCGAGGAGGACGCACCCGGCGACCGCATCCACGTCTCCCTCCTCGCCGGCCTCCTCTCCCACCTCGGGATGAAGGACGTGAAGGACGGCAACAAGAACGAGTACCTGGGCGCCCGCAGCGCCAAGTTCGCGATCTTCCCGGGCTCGTCGCTGTTCAGGAAGCAGCCCAAGTTCGTGATGTCGGCCGAGCTGGTGGAGACGTCCAGGCTCTGGGCCCGGGTCAACGCCAAGATCGAGCCCGAGTGGGTCGAGCCGCTCGCCGAGCACCTGCTCAAGCGGACGTACAGCGAACCGCACTGGGAGAAGGACCAGGCGGCCGTGATGGCGTACGAGAAGGTCACGCTGTACGGCGTCCCGATCGTCGCCCAGCGCAAGGTGAACTACGGCCGGATCGACCCGGAGGCGAGTCGCGAGCTGTTCATCCGCAACGCGCTGGTGGAGGGCGACTGGCGCACGCACCACAAGTTCTTCGCCGACAACCGCAAGCTCCTCAGCGAGGTCGAGGAGCTGGAGCACCGGGCGCGGCGCCGGGACATCGTGGTCGACGACGACACGCTCTTCGACTTCTACGACCAGCGGGTGCCCGAACACGTCGTCTCCGGCGCGCACTTCGACTCCTGGTGGAAGCACAAGCGGCACGAGCAGCCGGACTTCCTGGACTTCGAGCGGGAGATGCTCATCCGGGAGTCGGCGGAGGCGGTCACCAAGGCCGACTATCCGGACTCCTGGCGGCAGGGGCAGCTCAAGTTCCGGGTGACGTACCAGTTCGAACCGGGCGCGGACGCGGACGGTGTGACGGTCCACATCCCGCTCCAGGTGCTCAACCAGGTCACCGACGAGGGCTTCGACTGGCAGATCCCGGGCCTGCGTGAGGAGGTCGTGACGGAGCTGATCCGTTCCCTCCCCAAGCCGGTCCGCCGCCACTACGTGCCCGCGCCGAACTACGCCAAGGCGTTCCTGGAGAAGGCGGTGCCCCTGCAGGAGCCGCTGACGGTGACGATGGCGCGCGAGCTGAGGCGGATGGTCGGCGTGCCGTTCGAGGCGCAGGACTTCGACTGGTCGAAGGTCCCGGACCACCTGAGGATCACCTTCCGGATCGTGGACGAACGGCGCCGGAAACTGGCCGAGGACAAGGACCTTCAGGCCCTGCAGCTCCAGCTGAAGCCCAAGGCGAGGAAGGCCCTGTCCCAGGTGGCAGCGGCCACCGCTTCTCGCGAGGGCGGCGAGTCCCTGGAACGCAGGGGGCTGACCGACTGGACGATCGGCACGCTCACCCGGGTCTTCGAGACCCGCCGGGCCGGCCAGCCGGTGAAGGCGTACCCGGCACTGGTGGACGACGGCGACACGGTCTCGGTGCGGCTCTTCGACACCGAGGCCGAGCAGGCGGAAGCCATGTGGAAGGGCACCCGGCGCCTGATCCTGCGGAACATCCCGGTGAACCCGGCGAAGTTCGCCTCGGAGAAGCTGACGAACGCCCAGAAGCTCGCCCTGTCCGCGAACCCGCACGGCTCCATCCAGGCCCTGTTCGACGACTGTGCGATGGCCGCGGCGGACAGGCTGATCGCGGACTTCGGCGGCCCGGTCTGGGACGAGGAGTCGTACCGGAAGCTGTACGACAAGGTGCGCGCGGAGATCGTGGACACGACGGTCCGTACGGTCGGCCAGGTGCAGCAGGTGCTGGCCGCCTGGCAGGCCTGTGAGCGCCGCCTGAAGGCCACGAGCAGCCCGGTGCTGCTCGCGAACCTGACAGACGTCAGGGCGCAGCTGGACGCCCTCGTGAAGCCGGGCTTCGTGACCTGGGCGGGCATACGCCGCCTGCCCGACCTGATGCGCTACCTGGTGGCCGCGGACCGCCGCCTGCAGCAGATGCCGACGGGCGTCCAGCGCGACACCACCCGCATGGAGAAGGTCCACGAGATGCAGGACGAGTACGCCTGGCTCCTGGAGCAGCTCCCCAAGGGCCGCCCGGTTCCGCAGGCCGTCCTGGACATCCGCTGGATGCTGGAGGAGCTGAGGGTCAGCTATTTCGCGCACGCCCTCGGCACCGCGTACCCCGTCTCCGACAAGCGGATCGTGAAGGCGATCGACGCGGCCGTGCCGTAA
- a CDS encoding DUF6274 family protein, with amino-acid sequence MAASARHETRALLRAHLSAASPFRHLTRHCPVCHHLLRLAMDAGTRIREAGDEGVEDLEDESPCSA; translated from the coding sequence ATGGCGGCATCGGCCAGGCACGAGACGCGGGCGCTGCTGAGGGCGCATCTGTCGGCCGCCTCGCCCTTCCGGCACCTCACCCGCCACTGCCCCGTCTGTCATCACCTCCTGCGGCTGGCGATGGACGCCGGAACGCGGATCCGGGAGGCGGGCGACGAGGGCGTCGAGGATCTCGAGGACGAAAGTCCCTGCAGCGCGTGA
- the bldC gene encoding developmental transcriptional regulator BldC, with the protein MTARTPDAEPLLTPAEVATMFRVDPKTVTRWAKAGKLTSIRTLGGHRRYREAEVRALLAGIPQQRSEA; encoded by the coding sequence ATGACCGCTCGCACCCCTGATGCCGAGCCGCTGCTGACCCCGGCTGAGGTCGCCACCATGTTCCGCGTCGACCCCAAGACGGTCACGCGGTGGGCGAAGGCCGGCAAGCTCACGTCCATCCGTACGCTCGGCGGGCACCGCCGCTACCGCGAGGCCGAGGTCCGCGCTCTGCTCGCGGGTATCCCGCAGCAGCGCAGCGAGGCCTGA
- a CDS encoding Leu/Phe/Val dehydrogenase gives MTDVTGASADVLHSLFHSDQGGHEQVVLCQDRASGLKAVIAIHSTALGPALGGTRFYPYATEAEAVADALNLARGMSYKNAMAGLDHGGGKAVIIGDPQRDKTEELLLAYGRMVASLGGRYVTACDVGTYVADMDVVARECRWTTGRSPENGGAGDSSVLTAFGVYQGMRASAQHLWGDPSLRDRKVGVAGVGKVGHHLVKHLRDEGAEVVVTDVRTDVVERILGQYPEGVTAVSDTEALIRAEGLDIYAPCALGGALNDASVPVLTAKVVCGAANNQLAHPGVEKDLADRGILYAPDYVVNAGGVIQVADELHGFDFDRCRAKAARIFDTTLAIFARAKEDGIPPAAAADRIAEQRMAEARAGRTAG, from the coding sequence GTGACCGACGTAACCGGCGCGTCTGCTGATGTCCTGCACTCCCTGTTCCACTCGGACCAGGGCGGCCATGAGCAGGTCGTGCTCTGCCAGGACCGCGCCAGCGGCCTCAAGGCCGTGATCGCCATCCACTCCACCGCCCTGGGCCCGGCCCTCGGCGGAACGCGCTTCTACCCGTACGCGACCGAGGCCGAGGCCGTCGCCGACGCGCTCAACCTCGCCCGCGGGATGTCGTACAAGAACGCCATGGCCGGCCTCGACCACGGCGGCGGCAAGGCCGTGATCATCGGCGACCCGCAGCGCGACAAGACCGAGGAACTGCTGCTCGCCTACGGCCGCATGGTCGCCTCGCTCGGCGGGCGTTACGTCACCGCGTGCGACGTCGGCACCTATGTCGCCGACATGGACGTCGTGGCCCGCGAGTGCCGCTGGACCACCGGCCGCTCCCCGGAGAACGGCGGCGCCGGCGACTCCTCGGTGCTCACCGCCTTCGGCGTCTACCAGGGCATGCGCGCCTCCGCCCAGCACCTGTGGGGCGACCCCTCGCTGCGGGACCGCAAGGTCGGCGTCGCGGGTGTCGGCAAGGTCGGTCACCATCTGGTGAAGCACCTGCGGGACGAGGGCGCCGAGGTCGTCGTCACGGACGTGCGCACCGACGTCGTCGAGCGGATCCTCGGCCAGTACCCCGAGGGCGTGACGGCGGTCTCCGACACCGAGGCGCTGATCCGGGCGGAGGGGCTCGACATCTACGCGCCCTGCGCGCTCGGCGGCGCCCTGAACGACGCCAGCGTGCCGGTCCTCACCGCCAAGGTGGTGTGCGGCGCCGCCAACAACCAGCTCGCGCACCCGGGCGTGGAGAAGGACCTCGCCGACCGCGGGATCCTCTACGCGCCGGACTACGTGGTGAACGCGGGCGGAGTCATCCAGGTCGCCGACGAGCTGCACGGGTTCGACTTCGACCGGTGCAGGGCGAAGGCGGCGAGGATCTTCGACACCACGCTGGCCATATTCGCACGTGCGAAGGAAGACGGGATTCCGCCGGCCGCCGCGGCCGACCGGATCGCCGAGCAGCGGATGGCCGAGGCCCGAGCGGGCCGTACGGCAGGATGA
- a CDS encoding DUF3073 domain-containing protein → MGRGRAKAKQTKVARQLKYNSGGTDLSRLASELGASTSSQPPNGEPFEDDENDEDDLYSRYADLYEDDDEDEDEKDPHQQHRRGA, encoded by the coding sequence ATGGGGCGCGGCCGGGCCAAGGCCAAGCAGACAAAGGTCGCCCGCCAGCTGAAGTACAACAGCGGTGGGACTGACCTGTCACGTCTGGCCAGTGAACTGGGCGCATCGACTTCGAGCCAGCCGCCGAACGGCGAGCCGTTCGAGGACGATGAGAACGACGAGGACGATCTCTACTCTCGCTACGCCGACCTCTACGAGGACGACGACGAGGATGAGGACGAGAAGGATCCTCACCAACAGCACCGTCGCGGCGCTTGA
- the purM gene encoding phosphoribosylformylglycinamidine cyclo-ligase, whose protein sequence is MSESRSTGASYAAAGVDIEAGDRAVELMKEWVKKTRRPEVLGGLGGFAGLFDASALKRYERPLLASATDGVGTKVDIARRMGVYDTIGHDLVAMVMDDIVVCGAEPLFMTDYICVGKVHPERVAAIVKGIAEGCVLAGCALVGGETAEHPGLLGADDFDVAGAGTGVVEADRLLGADRIRKGDTVIAMASSGLHSNGYSLVRHVLLDRAGLALEAEVADLGRTLGEELLEPTKIYSLDCLALTRTTDVHAYSHITGGGLAANLARVIPDTLHATVDRSTWTPGAIFDLVGRTGDVERLELEKTLNMGVGMMAIVPQDSAEVALTTLADRGVEAWVAGEITERGEKTTGAELVGDYSA, encoded by the coding sequence ATGTCTGAGAGCCGTTCCACCGGTGCTTCCTACGCGGCTGCCGGAGTCGACATCGAGGCGGGCGACCGCGCGGTCGAGCTGATGAAGGAGTGGGTGAAGAAGACCCGGCGCCCCGAGGTCCTCGGTGGCCTCGGCGGCTTCGCCGGCCTCTTCGACGCCTCCGCCCTCAAGCGCTACGAGCGCCCGCTGCTCGCCTCCGCCACGGACGGCGTCGGCACGAAGGTCGACATCGCGCGCCGCATGGGCGTCTACGACACCATCGGCCACGACCTGGTCGCCATGGTCATGGACGACATCGTGGTGTGCGGTGCCGAGCCGCTGTTCATGACGGACTACATCTGCGTCGGCAAGGTCCACCCCGAGCGCGTCGCGGCCATCGTGAAGGGCATCGCGGAGGGCTGTGTGCTCGCGGGGTGCGCCCTGGTGGGCGGCGAGACGGCCGAACACCCGGGCCTGCTGGGCGCGGACGACTTCGACGTCGCCGGCGCCGGTACGGGTGTCGTGGAGGCCGACCGGCTGCTCGGCGCGGATCGCATCCGTAAGGGTGACACGGTGATCGCCATGGCGTCCTCCGGTCTTCACTCGAACGGGTACTCCCTGGTCCGCCACGTGCTGCTGGACCGCGCCGGCCTGGCCCTGGAGGCCGAGGTCGCCGACCTCGGCCGCACCCTCGGCGAGGAGCTGCTGGAGCCCACGAAGATCTACTCGCTGGACTGCCTGGCGCTGACCCGCACCACCGATGTGCACGCGTACTCGCACATCACCGGCGGCGGTCTCGCGGCCAACCTGGCCCGCGTGATCCCGGACACGCTGCACGCCACGGTCGACCGCTCCACCTGGACCCCGGGCGCGATCTTCGACCTGGTCGGCAGGACCGGCGACGTCGAGCGCCTGGAGCTGGAGAAGACCCTGAACATGGGCGTCGGCATGATGGCGATCGTCCCTCAGGACTCCGCCGAGGTGGCCCTCACGACTCTGGCCGACCGCGGGGTCGAGGCCTGGGTGGCCGGTGAGATCACCGAGCGTGGCGAGAAGACGACCGGCGCCGAGCTGGTCGGAGACTACTCCGCCTGA
- the purF gene encoding amidophosphoribosyltransferase gives MPRGDGRLNHDLLPGEKGPQDACGVFGVWAPGEEVAKLTYFGLYALQHRGQESAGIAVSNGSQILVFKDMGLVSQVFDETSLGSLQGHIAVGHARYSTTGASVWENAQPTFRATAHGSIALGHNGNLVNTAQLAEMVAALPNDNNSRSTRVAATNDTDMLTALLAAQVDDDGKPLTIEEAAHAVLPKVRGAFSLVFMDEHTLYAARDPQGIRPLVLGRLERGWVVASETAALDITGASFVREIEPGEFVAIDENGLRSSRFAEAKPKGCVFEYVYLARPDTDIAGRNVYLSRVEMGRRLAKEAPAEADLVIATPESGTPAAIGYAEASGIPFGAGLVKNAYVGRTFIQPSQTIRQLGIRLKLNPLKEVIKGKRLVVVDDSIVRGNTQRALVRMLREAGAAEVHIRISSPPVKWPCFFGIDFATRAELIANGMTIEEIGTSLGSDSLAYISIDGMIEATTIAKPNLCRACFDGEYPMELPDPELLGKQLLETELAAGPAATAAADAIRRP, from the coding sequence GTGCCACGTGGTGACGGTCGACTCAATCACGATCTGCTCCCCGGCGAGAAAGGCCCCCAGGACGCGTGTGGCGTCTTCGGTGTCTGGGCTCCGGGCGAAGAGGTCGCAAAGCTCACGTACTTCGGGCTCTACGCCCTCCAGCACCGGGGTCAGGAATCCGCGGGAATCGCGGTCAGCAACGGCTCCCAGATCCTCGTCTTCAAGGACATGGGCCTGGTCTCCCAGGTCTTCGACGAGACCTCGCTCGGTTCGCTCCAGGGTCATATCGCGGTCGGACACGCCCGCTACTCGACCACCGGCGCCTCCGTGTGGGAGAACGCCCAGCCGACGTTCCGTGCCACCGCGCACGGCTCGATCGCGCTCGGCCACAACGGCAACCTGGTCAACACGGCGCAGCTCGCCGAGATGGTCGCCGCGCTGCCCAACGACAACAACAGCCGCTCCACCCGGGTCGCGGCCACCAACGACACCGACATGCTGACGGCCCTGCTCGCCGCCCAGGTCGATGACGACGGCAAGCCGCTGACCATCGAGGAGGCCGCGCACGCGGTGCTCCCCAAGGTGCGTGGCGCCTTCTCGCTCGTCTTCATGGACGAGCACACCCTCTACGCCGCCCGCGACCCGCAGGGCATCCGCCCGCTGGTCCTCGGCCGCCTGGAGCGCGGCTGGGTGGTCGCCTCCGAGACCGCCGCCCTGGACATCACCGGCGCGAGCTTCGTGCGGGAGATCGAGCCGGGCGAGTTCGTCGCCATCGACGAGAACGGTCTGCGCAGCTCGCGATTCGCGGAAGCAAAGCCCAAGGGCTGTGTCTTCGAGTATGTGTACCTGGCCCGCCCGGACACCGACATCGCCGGCCGGAACGTCTACCTCTCCCGGGTGGAGATGGGCCGCCGGCTCGCCAAGGAAGCCCCTGCCGAGGCCGACCTCGTCATAGCGACCCCGGAGTCCGGTACCCCGGCCGCCATCGGCTACGCGGAGGCCTCCGGCATCCCCTTCGGCGCCGGTCTCGTGAAGAACGCCTACGTCGGCCGGACCTTCATCCAGCCCTCGCAGACCATCCGCCAGCTGGGTATCCGCCTGAAGCTGAACCCGCTCAAGGAAGTCATCAAGGGCAAGCGCCTGGTCGTCGTCGACGACTCCATCGTGCGCGGCAACACCCAGCGCGCCCTGGTCCGCATGCTCCGCGAGGCCGGCGCCGCCGAGGTCCACATCCGGATCTCCTCGCCGCCCGTGAAGTGGCCCTGCTTCTTCGGCATCGACTTCGCCACGCGCGCGGAACTGATCGCCAACGGGATGACCATCGAGGAGATCGGCACCAGCCTCGGCTCCGACTCGCTCGCGTACATCTCCATCGACGGCATGATCGAGGCGACCACGATCGCCAAGCCGAACCTGTGCCGCGCCTGCTTCGACGGCGAGTACCCGATGGAGCTGCCGGACCCCGAGCTGCTCGGCAAGCAGCTGCTGGAGACCGAGCTGGCCGCCGGGCCCGCCGCCACGGCCGCGGCCGACGCCATCCGTCGCCCGTAA
- a CDS encoding META domain-containing protein, producing the protein MLTAVLVPLTVACGTGRADSGAVSPGQQVTGVDWRVDSLTVGGTIRHAPATAHLRIDADGRAAGNLGCNQFSARATVQGDRITLGDLRTTRMACAPDRMDFERAFARALTTGTLVARGDDRTLTLTDGDGDLVHLSRHASG; encoded by the coding sequence ATGCTGACCGCCGTACTCGTCCCGCTCACGGTGGCCTGTGGCACCGGAAGGGCGGACAGTGGTGCGGTGAGTCCTGGGCAGCAGGTGACCGGCGTCGACTGGCGGGTCGACAGCCTGACCGTCGGCGGTACGATCCGGCACGCGCCCGCCACCGCCCACCTGCGCATCGACGCGGACGGCAGGGCGGCCGGCAACCTCGGCTGCAACCAGTTCAGCGCCCGGGCCACCGTGCAGGGCGACCGGATCACCCTCGGTGACCTGCGCACCACCCGGATGGCCTGCGCCCCGGACCGGATGGACTTCGAGCGTGCCTTCGCCCGCGCACTGACCACCGGCACGCTGGTCGCCCGGGGCGACGACCGGACGCTGACGCTCACCGACGGCGACGGCGACCTCGTGCACCTCAGCCGTCACGCCTCCGGTTGA
- a CDS encoding maleylpyruvate isomerase family mycothiol-dependent enzyme, which produces MPPAKKRARTYDPAKTRAAVLAQLGNVREAVRGLGPEQLALATRLGEWTVRDLIAHIGMAVTAVHRALGLPAPLRQDATVVRWPFATTVNASAIDAFTRGLAAEHPDLDAYLTDVDASLRTLLAEHPGSRLLETNAGALPLDDYLVTRAVELVVHTDDLNAAVPGLDVPFDRQALATTTRLLADALAVKAPGGSTEVRVPPYAVVQCVEGPRHTRGTPPNVVETDPLTWIRLATGRVSWPDAVAQAKVSASGERADIGPVLPLMS; this is translated from the coding sequence ATGCCCCCGGCCAAGAAGCGCGCCCGTACCTACGACCCCGCGAAGACACGCGCCGCCGTCCTCGCCCAGCTCGGCAACGTCCGTGAGGCCGTGCGCGGTCTCGGCCCCGAGCAACTCGCCCTGGCCACCCGGCTCGGCGAGTGGACCGTACGCGACCTGATCGCGCACATCGGCATGGCCGTGACCGCCGTGCACCGCGCCCTCGGCCTGCCCGCTCCGCTGCGGCAGGACGCGACGGTCGTGCGGTGGCCGTTCGCCACCACCGTCAACGCCTCCGCCATCGACGCGTTCACGCGGGGTCTCGCCGCGGAGCACCCCGATCTCGACGCCTACCTCACCGACGTCGACGCGTCCTTGCGCACACTCCTTGCCGAACATCCGGGCAGCCGGCTGCTGGAGACCAACGCGGGCGCGCTTCCCCTGGACGACTACCTCGTCACCCGCGCCGTCGAACTCGTCGTCCACACCGACGACCTCAACGCCGCCGTTCCCGGCCTGGACGTGCCGTTCGACCGCCAGGCCCTGGCCACCACCACCCGGCTGCTCGCCGACGCCCTCGCCGTGAAGGCGCCCGGCGGCTCCACCGAGGTGCGCGTGCCGCCGTACGCCGTCGTGCAGTGCGTCGAGGGCCCCCGGCACACCCGCGGCACCCCGCCGAACGTCGTGGAGACCGACCCGCTGACCTGGATCCGGCTCGCCACCGGCCGTGTGAGCTGGCCGGACGCCGTGGCGCAGGCCAAGGTGAGCGCCAGTGGGGAGCGGGCGGACATCGGACCTGTGCTGCCGCTGATGTCCTAG